The Phyllostomus discolor isolate MPI-MPIP mPhyDis1 chromosome 4, mPhyDis1.pri.v3, whole genome shotgun sequence genome window below encodes:
- the CCR6 gene encoding C-C chemokine receptor type 6 — protein PQELDGYYYPEDGGNGTNDEYWSLGPSDNLLCSLEEVRAFSRLFVPVAYSLICVCGLLGNVLVVVTFAFYKKAKSMTDVYLLNMAVADILSVLTLPFLAATHAADEWLFSNAVCKLVRGVHSVNFYCGMLLLACVSLDRYVAIVQATRSFRLRARALAHRRGICLAVWAVSVLISVATFVFYQKYPAPGPVPDGGRQSHVCEPRYAGVSEPLHWKLLMLGLQLLFGFFVPLVFMVVCYLLIVRTLLRAQNAKRHRAVRVVLAVVLVFLLCQVPHNLVLLVTAANLGSMGRSCRGEKLLGYARQGTEALAFLRCCLNPVLYAFVGQKFRGYFLRIMKGLLCVRRGPKAPGFSCPKLQSDTFASRQNSETPDNDNASSFTM, from the coding sequence CCTCAGGAGCTGGATGGGTACTACTACCCGGAGGACGGGGGCAACGGCACCAACGACGAGTACTGGTCCTTGGGCCCGAGCGACAACCTGCTGTGCTCCCTGGAGGAGGTCAGGGCCTTCTCCAGGCTGTTCGTACCCGTCGCCTACTCCTTGATATGCGTCTGCGGCCTCCTGGGCAACGTGCTGGTGGTGGTCACCTTCGCCTTCTACAAGAAGGCCAAGTCCATGACCGACGTGTACCTGCTGAACATGGCCGTGGCCGACATCCTCTCGGTCCTCACGCTCCCGTTCCTGGCGGCCACGCACGCGGCCGACGAGTGGCTGTTCAGCAACGCCGTGTGCAAGCTGGTGCGGGGCGTGCACTCGGTCAACTTCTACTGCGGCATGCTGCTGCTGGCCTGCGTCAGCCTGGACCGCTACGTCGCCATCGTGCAGGCCACCAGGTCCTTCCGCCTGCGGGCCCGGGCGCTGGCGCACCGCCGCGGCATCTGCCTGGCCGTGTGGGCCGTGTCGGTGCTCATCTCCGTGGCCACCTTCGTCTTCTACCAGAAGTACCCGGCGCCGGGCCCCGTGCCGGACGGCGGGCGGCAGAGCCACGTGTGCGAGCCGCGGTACGCCGGCGTGTCCGAGCCGCTGCACTGGAAGCTGCTCATGCTGGGCCTGCAGCTGCTCTTCGGCTTCTTCGTGCCGCTGGTGTTCATGGTGGTCTGCTACCTGCTCATCGTCCGCACCCTGCTGCGCGCCCAGAACGCGAAGCGGCACCGGGCTGTCCGCGTGGTGCTGGCGGTCGTGCTGGTCTTCCTGCTCTGCCAGGTGCCCCACAACCTGGTGCTGCTGGTGACGGCGGCCAACCTGGGCAGCATGGGCCGGTCCTGCCGCGGGGAGAAGCTGCTGGGCTACGCCCGGCAGGGCACCGAGGCCCTGGCCTTCCTGCGCTGCTGCCTGAACCCCGTGCTGTACGCCTTCGTGGGCCAGAAGTTCCGGGGCTACTTCCTACGGATCATGAAGGGCCTGCTGTGCGTGCGGCGGGGCCCGAAGGCCCCCGGCTTCTCCTGCCCCAAGCTGCAGTCCGACACCTTCGCCTCCAGGCAGAACAGCGAGACCCCGGACAACGACAACGCCTCCTCCTTCACCATGTGA
- the GPR31 gene encoding 12-(S)-hydroxy-5,8,10,14-eicosatetraenoic acid receptor — MPPPNCSEPSAVVETAVATLLECGLGLLGNAVALWTFFSRLRVWKPYAVYLFNLVLADLLLTLCLPFLAALFLQHRACSPGHAPGRVLLFLWALGRSVGVAFLTAVALDRYLRVVHPRLRVNLLSLRAARGISVLVWLLMVGLSHQNLLGPTATAECAGSESRGGGPGGLTWQEVLSFSQFVLPFGLILFCNAGILRTLRRRLRDADKQPKLQRARALLATVVVLFALCFLPSFLAQVLLAAFRGADSCEVWTALVHASQVASSLTGLQSVLNPVVYCFSSPAFRHSYRKVFLTLRGRGPEAQEPGCELRDSDS; from the coding sequence ATGCCGCCCCCGAACTGCTCGGAGCCCAGCGCGGTGGTGGAGACGGCAGTGGCCACGCTGCTGGAGTGCGGGCTGGGCCTGCTGGGCAACGCGGTGGCCCTGTGGACCTTCTTCTCCCGCCTGAGAGTGTGGAAGCCCTACGCCGTCTACCTGTTCAACCTGGTCCTGGCCGACCTGCTGCTGAccctctgcctgcccttcctCGCCGCCCTCTTCCTGCAGCACAGGGCCTGCAGCCCCGGACACGCGCCCGGCAGGGTCCTGCTCTTCCTGTGGGCCCTCGGGCGCAGCGTGGGCGTCGCCTTCCTCACAGCGGTGGCTTTGGACCGTTACTTGCGCGTGGTCCACCCCCGGCTCCGGGTCAACCTCCTGTCCCTTCGGGCGGCCCGGGGCATCTCAGTCCTCGTCTGGCTCCTGATGGTGGGCCTCAGCCACCAAAACCTGCTGGGGCCCACCGCCACCGCCGAGTGCGCGGGGTCGGAGTCCCGCGGGGGCGGCCCCGGCGGCCTCACCTGGCAGGAAGTGCTGTCCTTCTCGCAGTTCGTCCTGCCCTTCGGCCTCATCCTGTTCTGCAACGCCGGCATCCTGCGGACGCTCCGGCGGAGGCTGCGGGACGCGGACAAGCAGCCCAAGCTGCAGCGGGCCCGGGCGCTGCTGGCCACGGTGGTGGTGCTGTTCGCGCTGTGCTTCCTGCCCAGCTTCCTGGCCCAGGTCCTGCTGGCCGCCTTCCGGGGGGCGGACAGCTGCGAAGTCTGGACGGCCCTGGTGCACGCGTCCCAGGTGGCCAGCAGCCTCACCGGCCTGCAGAGCGTGCTGAACCCGGTGGTGTACTGCTTCTCCAGCCCCGCGTTCCGGCACTCCTACCGGAAGGTCTTCCTCACCCTGCGGGGCCGCGGGCCCGAGGCCCAGGAGCCGGGCTGTGAGCTCAGGGACTCCGACTCCTGA